Proteins found in one Anopheles aquasalis chromosome 3, idAnoAquaMG_Q_19, whole genome shotgun sequence genomic segment:
- the LOC126577527 gene encoding proton-coupled amino acid transporter-like protein pathetic isoform X1, translating to MEKPYDHERPPEGVELLTVKPSDDPGSRENTGHCYDPHLHRNLANPTSTVGTFVHVMKSALGIGILSVPGAFKDGGLVFGVAGTFFLAMLCSHSAHILVSTSYRICKKERIPVLGFGETVEKACSYGPSSIQTLGKVLRNAIDWYLMLTTVVVFIVFVGTTLREVINYRTGLDWGDRTYILLVGVPILFITQIRELKYLVPFSAIAGFLILANIVISLVFVFQEPLSLEGRRLFPTTTTVAPYMGVVYFALDATCLIFPLENQMRNPRHYLGCPGIVNLNYVCLAVLYSFFGAVGYIRYGETVKSSIILNFPPDSVLVSSIQVLSAVAVLFSIGLIFYVPTEIAWKKLRPRVPKEWTGWAQSGLRLGMLVLNMVAACGIPHLGTFMGLLGSVLNPILALWIPIVVDTVYRWPNRRFGRFHWRLVKNGACACFGLFLLITGTISSVQNIVALYQ from the exons atGGAGAAACCGTACGACCACGAACGGCCACCGGAAGGTGTCGAGCTGCTCACAGTGAAACCATCCGATGATCCTGGCAG CAGAGAGAACACTGGACACTGTTACGATCCACATCTGCATCGCAACCTGGCGAACCCAACGTC CACCGTCGGAACGTTCGTGCACGTGATGAAGTCGGccctcggcatcggcatcctgTCGGTGCCGGGTGCGTTCAAAGATGGTGGCCTCGTGTTCGGTGTGGCCGGTACCTTCTTCCTCGCCATGCTCTGCTCTCACAGTGCGCACATTTTG GTCAGTACATCTTACAGGATCTGCAAGAAGGAACGCATACCGGTCCTGGGGTTCGGTGAGACGGTGGAAAAGGCTTGCTCGTACGGACCATCGTCCATCCAGACACTAGGGAAGGTTCTGAG GAACGCCATCGATTGGTATCTGATGCTGACGACGGTCGTCGTGTTTATCGTGTTCGTTGGGACGACACTGCGCGAGGTGATCAACTATCGGACCGGCTTGGACTGGGGTGACCGGACGTACATCCTGCTGGTCGGCGTACCGATCCTCTTCATCACGCAGATACGCGAGCTCAAGTACCTCGTCCCGTTTTCGGCCATCGCCGGCTTTCTCATTCTCGCCAACATCGTCATCtcgttggtgtttgtgtttcaggAACCACTTTCCCTCGAAGGACGTCGCCtcttccccaccaccaccaccgtcgcaccGTACATGGG CGTTGTGTATTTCGCGCTGGACGCGACCTGCCTGATATTTCCGCTGGAGAACCAGATGCGCAACCCGCGCCACTATCTCGGGTGTCCGGGTATCGTCAACCTCAACTACGTGTGTCTGGCAGTGCTGTACAGTTTCTTCGGTGCCGTCGGCTACATCCGGTACGGCGAGACCGTCAAATCCTCCATCATTCTCAACTTCCCACCCGATAGTGT ACTGGTGTCCAGTATTCAGGTGCTGTCGGCGGTGGCCGTACTCTTTTCGATCGGACTCATCTTCTACGTTCCGACCGAGATCGCGTGGAAAAAGCTTCGCCCGAGGGTACCGAAGGAGTGGACCGGTTGGGCACAGAGTGGCCTTCGGTTggggatgctggtgctgaataTGGTGGCCGCTTGTGGTATACCGCATCTCGGGACGTTCATGGGGCTGCTCGGTTCCGTGCTGAACCCGATCCTGGCCCTCTGGAtaccgatcgtcgtcgatacGGTGTACCGGTGGCCGAACCGACGCTTCGGACGCTTCCACTGGCGGTTGGTGAAGAATGGAGCCTGTGCTTGTTTCGGTCTTTTCCTTCTCATCACGGGCACCATCTCGAGTGTACAGAACATCGTGGCACTGTACCAGTAG
- the LOC126577527 gene encoding proton-coupled amino acid transporter-like protein pathetic isoform X2 has translation MEKPYDHERPPEGVELLTVKPSDDPGRENTGHCYDPHLHRNLANPTSTVGTFVHVMKSALGIGILSVPGAFKDGGLVFGVAGTFFLAMLCSHSAHILVSTSYRICKKERIPVLGFGETVEKACSYGPSSIQTLGKVLRNAIDWYLMLTTVVVFIVFVGTTLREVINYRTGLDWGDRTYILLVGVPILFITQIRELKYLVPFSAIAGFLILANIVISLVFVFQEPLSLEGRRLFPTTTTVAPYMGVVYFALDATCLIFPLENQMRNPRHYLGCPGIVNLNYVCLAVLYSFFGAVGYIRYGETVKSSIILNFPPDSVLVSSIQVLSAVAVLFSIGLIFYVPTEIAWKKLRPRVPKEWTGWAQSGLRLGMLVLNMVAACGIPHLGTFMGLLGSVLNPILALWIPIVVDTVYRWPNRRFGRFHWRLVKNGACACFGLFLLITGTISSVQNIVALYQ, from the exons atGGAGAAACCGTACGACCACGAACGGCCACCGGAAGGTGTCGAGCTGCTCACAGTGAAACCATCCGATGATCCTGGCAG AGAGAACACTGGACACTGTTACGATCCACATCTGCATCGCAACCTGGCGAACCCAACGTC CACCGTCGGAACGTTCGTGCACGTGATGAAGTCGGccctcggcatcggcatcctgTCGGTGCCGGGTGCGTTCAAAGATGGTGGCCTCGTGTTCGGTGTGGCCGGTACCTTCTTCCTCGCCATGCTCTGCTCTCACAGTGCGCACATTTTG GTCAGTACATCTTACAGGATCTGCAAGAAGGAACGCATACCGGTCCTGGGGTTCGGTGAGACGGTGGAAAAGGCTTGCTCGTACGGACCATCGTCCATCCAGACACTAGGGAAGGTTCTGAG GAACGCCATCGATTGGTATCTGATGCTGACGACGGTCGTCGTGTTTATCGTGTTCGTTGGGACGACACTGCGCGAGGTGATCAACTATCGGACCGGCTTGGACTGGGGTGACCGGACGTACATCCTGCTGGTCGGCGTACCGATCCTCTTCATCACGCAGATACGCGAGCTCAAGTACCTCGTCCCGTTTTCGGCCATCGCCGGCTTTCTCATTCTCGCCAACATCGTCATCtcgttggtgtttgtgtttcaggAACCACTTTCCCTCGAAGGACGTCGCCtcttccccaccaccaccaccgtcgcaccGTACATGGG CGTTGTGTATTTCGCGCTGGACGCGACCTGCCTGATATTTCCGCTGGAGAACCAGATGCGCAACCCGCGCCACTATCTCGGGTGTCCGGGTATCGTCAACCTCAACTACGTGTGTCTGGCAGTGCTGTACAGTTTCTTCGGTGCCGTCGGCTACATCCGGTACGGCGAGACCGTCAAATCCTCCATCATTCTCAACTTCCCACCCGATAGTGT ACTGGTGTCCAGTATTCAGGTGCTGTCGGCGGTGGCCGTACTCTTTTCGATCGGACTCATCTTCTACGTTCCGACCGAGATCGCGTGGAAAAAGCTTCGCCCGAGGGTACCGAAGGAGTGGACCGGTTGGGCACAGAGTGGCCTTCGGTTggggatgctggtgctgaataTGGTGGCCGCTTGTGGTATACCGCATCTCGGGACGTTCATGGGGCTGCTCGGTTCCGTGCTGAACCCGATCCTGGCCCTCTGGAtaccgatcgtcgtcgatacGGTGTACCGGTGGCCGAACCGACGCTTCGGACGCTTCCACTGGCGGTTGGTGAAGAATGGAGCCTGTGCTTGTTTCGGTCTTTTCCTTCTCATCACGGGCACCATCTCGAGTGTACAGAACATCGTGGCACTGTACCAGTAG